Proteins encoded by one window of Vibrio algicola:
- a CDS encoding LolA family protein yields MRNKIGLLLQSVLILMISLMTIPAQAITLDQLQTKLAQHPIVRGDFTQTRSMKMFDAPLESSGQFLLSEKQGLWWQQSQPFPVSLVLTQDKLSQKMADQPAQVLAKKDNPMVFYFSHIFLSLFQGDTKTLTEQFKLDLSSNDKHWTLVLTPKAAPLNKVFASITIQGGDYIDSVLLQEVRGDKSDMQFSQQTNQPNALNPTEQDAFRF; encoded by the coding sequence ATGCGCAATAAGATCGGTTTATTACTGCAATCTGTACTGATCTTAATGATCAGTTTAATGACGATCCCCGCTCAGGCGATCACGCTTGATCAATTACAAACCAAACTGGCGCAACATCCAATTGTGCGAGGCGATTTTACTCAAACTCGCAGCATGAAGATGTTTGATGCGCCTTTAGAGTCAAGTGGTCAATTTTTACTGTCGGAGAAACAAGGTTTATGGTGGCAACAAAGCCAACCTTTTCCGGTCTCTTTAGTGCTGACACAAGATAAGCTTAGCCAAAAAATGGCCGATCAACCAGCTCAAGTGTTAGCCAAAAAAGATAACCCAATGGTGTTTTACTTTAGCCATATCTTTTTATCTTTATTCCAAGGCGACACCAAAACTCTAACCGAGCAATTCAAGTTAGATCTCAGCTCTAACGATAAGCATTGGACGTTAGTGCTCACCCCTAAAGCGGCGCCATTAAATAAGGTGTTCGCCAGCATTACGATTCAAGGCGGCGATTATATTGATTCGGTGTTATTACAAGAAGTTCGAGGTGATAAATCCGATATGCAATTTAGCCAACAAACCAATCAACCCAATGCCCTTAACCCCACAGAGCAAGACGCATTTCGTTTTTAA
- a CDS encoding MMPL family transporter, with the protein MAHWSNKSKTLALSWLVMVLLLCVALTWQLSRTSSPIETNIMALLPKDKQDPSSQFAFDNIATSMSNKVIFLVGSQNKSNAIAAASELTKKLDDLSLFSHIQGKMGQDSQQAWGKFYYPNRFQMLTSTQRKQLQTSSAKQTQHVIQSVYNPFSGVTGAELQNDPFLLFRDFLTQLSANSGNFVLSNGFLTAQYQGKTYALINAELKGSPYALDLQSKLPALNALQHQIEQSFTPASSEKNASSKVEILHTGVIFYAAHGTESAKSEISTIGVGSLIGIILLILFIYRSITPLNLALLSIACGLLSAFVVTVSVFGKVHLFSLVFGASLIGVSIDYAFHYLTDRLAAGKNWDSQQGLRHIFISISFGLITSLIGYLGMLVAPFPGLQQLALFSAVGLCAAYASVVCWYPILASTPSKVSKLPLTQAMSWWLELWHKRSVRIGLPLTLFIMIALGLSQATYNDDIRQLQALPVQLKQQENSIKAISGIENGQQMLLVKAKNEQALLQRLEQVSKQLDGFVTQDKLQGYQSLTQYIPSALTQHQNYQLSQQLYAQQGAKLKQSLKLRQKIEFDAQFKPVTVNDFLASPISDPVRFMWLGKIEGQQSAVVRLTGLKDAAFIQRYANSQSNLTYLDKTDDISHLFGLYRERVAELLALASAIIFMVVALRYGVKQGIKIMIPPLIAGGAGIAVTVLTGTPLNLFNLLALILILGIGIDYTLFFAEYSRAKIASTTISHSQPLHSTLLAISLSGLTTLLSFGLLALSDTQAIHSFGITVLFGIIVCWLLAPLAMKVSASKISS; encoded by the coding sequence ATGGCGCATTGGAGCAATAAAAGCAAAACATTAGCACTCTCTTGGCTGGTCATGGTATTGCTGCTTTGTGTGGCACTGACGTGGCAACTTTCAAGGACCAGTAGCCCAATTGAAACCAATATCATGGCGTTGCTGCCAAAAGATAAGCAAGACCCAAGCTCTCAGTTTGCATTTGATAATATCGCCACCAGCATGAGCAATAAGGTGATCTTTTTAGTTGGCAGTCAAAATAAAAGCAATGCGATTGCGGCGGCATCAGAACTGACTAAAAAGCTGGATGATTTATCGTTATTTAGCCATATCCAAGGGAAAATGGGTCAAGACTCTCAACAAGCTTGGGGCAAGTTCTATTATCCAAATCGCTTTCAAATGCTGACATCGACCCAACGAAAACAATTACAAACCTCAAGCGCCAAGCAGACTCAGCATGTGATCCAAAGTGTCTACAATCCATTTTCTGGGGTTACCGGCGCAGAATTACAAAACGACCCATTTTTGTTATTTCGCGACTTTTTAACTCAATTATCAGCAAACTCTGGCAATTTTGTTCTTTCTAATGGCTTTTTAACCGCCCAATATCAAGGTAAAACCTACGCCCTGATCAATGCGGAATTAAAAGGCTCACCTTACGCGTTAGATTTGCAATCAAAACTGCCAGCCCTTAATGCGCTACAGCATCAAATAGAGCAAAGCTTCACTCCTGCTTCGAGCGAGAAAAATGCATCAAGCAAAGTTGAGATCCTGCACACAGGGGTGATCTTTTATGCCGCTCATGGAACCGAAAGTGCCAAAAGCGAAATCAGCACCATCGGGGTTGGCTCGCTAATTGGGATCATCTTGTTGATCTTATTTATTTACCGTAGCATAACTCCGCTCAATTTAGCTTTATTGTCGATCGCTTGTGGTTTGCTCAGTGCCTTTGTGGTGACGGTCAGCGTATTTGGCAAAGTGCATCTATTTAGTTTGGTATTTGGCGCGAGCTTAATTGGAGTCTCCATTGATTATGCCTTCCACTATTTAACCGACCGATTAGCGGCGGGTAAAAATTGGGATAGCCAACAAGGTTTACGCCATATTTTTATCTCGATCAGTTTTGGCTTGATCACCAGTTTGATTGGCTATTTAGGTATGTTAGTCGCGCCCTTCCCAGGGTTGCAACAATTGGCGTTGTTCTCGGCAGTTGGTTTATGCGCCGCGTATGCCTCGGTGGTGTGTTGGTATCCGATCTTAGCCTCGACACCTTCTAAAGTGTCCAAACTTCCGCTCACTCAAGCCATGTCGTGGTGGTTAGAGTTATGGCACAAGCGCAGCGTTCGGATTGGCTTGCCTTTAACTTTGTTTATTATGATAGCCCTCGGTTTATCACAAGCGACTTACAATGATGATATTCGCCAACTGCAAGCCTTGCCGGTGCAACTCAAACAACAAGAAAATAGCATTAAAGCGATCTCTGGTATCGAAAATGGCCAGCAAATGCTATTGGTTAAGGCTAAAAATGAACAAGCCCTACTGCAACGACTTGAACAAGTTTCCAAACAACTCGATGGTTTTGTGACTCAAGACAAACTGCAGGGTTATCAAAGTCTCACTCAGTATATTCCTTCGGCGCTGACCCAACATCAAAACTATCAATTGAGCCAACAACTTTACGCTCAACAAGGCGCGAAATTAAAACAAAGCTTAAAGCTACGCCAAAAGATTGAGTTTGATGCTCAATTTAAGCCCGTAACCGTCAACGATTTTCTGGCCTCACCGATCTCCGATCCGGTGCGTTTTATGTGGTTAGGTAAAATTGAAGGTCAACAATCGGCCGTGGTGCGCTTAACCGGATTAAAAGATGCCGCCTTTATTCAACGCTATGCCAATAGCCAATCGAATTTAACTTATCTGGATAAAACCGATGATATCTCGCACTTGTTTGGCTTGTATCGGGAACGAGTGGCAGAATTATTGGCGCTCGCCAGTGCGATTATTTTCATGGTGGTGGCGCTGCGTTATGGTGTCAAACAAGGTATTAAAATTATGATCCCGCCTTTAATTGCTGGCGGTGCTGGAATTGCGGTGACCGTTTTAACTGGCACGCCATTGAATTTATTTAACCTGCTGGCGTTGATTTTAATTTTAGGTATCGGGATCGACTACACCTTATTTTTTGCCGAGTACAGTCGAGCTAAGATCGCTTCAACCACGATAAGCCACTCGCAGCCACTGCATAGCACCTTACTGGCGATCAGTTTGTCTGGCTTAACCACATTATTATCATTTGGTTTATTAGCCTTGAGTGACACCCAAGCAATCCACAGTTTTGGTATTACCGTACTGTTTGGCATTATTGTTTGTTGGTTATTGGCACCACTCGCCATGAAGGTATCAGCGAGCAAAATAAGCTCATAA
- a CDS encoding DUF3261 domain-containing protein produces MLKRIDSYHIKGLLVTAILLLLSACTANSVTSSDKDQAKVEIAKDVWVTLPTPNQLGYDLTASQLISVTYQDSNNQLPTQLQVSDNTLVLAGFSSWGTRILSLQYADNQIDSHVMTGLGNTLPKPQQVLFNLMITLWPIEVWQQPLSQVGWRLTQTDDPSSQGKQRQLIDDKGQVVADIHYQNQNALKGDITFINPSLGFTIKIKTLQYK; encoded by the coding sequence ATGCTAAAGCGAATAGATTCATATCATATTAAGGGCTTGTTGGTAACGGCTATATTGCTGCTATTAAGCGCTTGTACTGCTAATAGCGTTACCTCTTCCGACAAAGATCAAGCCAAAGTAGAGATCGCAAAAGATGTCTGGGTGACGCTACCAACCCCAAACCAATTAGGCTATGACTTAACCGCGAGCCAATTAATTTCTGTCACCTATCAAGATTCCAATAATCAGTTGCCAACTCAACTGCAAGTGTCGGATAACACGTTGGTATTAGCCGGATTCTCCTCTTGGGGCACGCGTATTCTCAGTTTGCAGTATGCCGACAATCAGATTGATTCACATGTGATGACCGGCCTTGGAAATACGCTGCCAAAACCGCAACAAGTGCTGTTTAATTTAATGATCACCTTGTGGCCAATTGAGGTGTGGCAACAACCGCTGTCGCAAGTGGGTTGGCGATTAACTCAAACTGATGATCCTTCTAGCCAAGGTAAGCAGCGCCAATTAATTGATGATAAAGGTCAGGTGGTGGCAGATATCCATTATCAAAACCAAAATGCCTTGAAAGGTGATATCACTTTTATAAATCCGTCATTAGGCTTCACCATTAAAATAAAAACCTTACAATACAAATAG
- a CDS encoding HAL/PAL/TAL family ammonia-lyase has protein sequence MTTQNLNNQTITFGAQRLTIEDVMNIAQGSQAQMNQTDAFTCKIDRSVAFLERLLKEEGVIYGVTTGYGDSCTVAIPMNLVDELPLHLTRFHGCGLGEHLDQQQARAVLATRLCSLSQGMSGVTHDLLNQIVTLINQGITPMIPQEGSVGASGDLTPLSYLAAVLIGEREVLYQGKVRPTAEVFAELNIQPIKLKPKEGLALMNGTSVMTALACIAFKRAEYLAQMATKITAMVSLGMQGNDFHFDEALFAVKPHQGQQQIAAWLRSDLQAERPPSNSDRLQDRYSLRCAPHVIGVLQDTLPWLRQMIENELNSANDNPIIDGDNERVLHGGHFYGGHIAMAMDTLKTAVANIADLLDRQMAQLMDYKFNNGLPFNLTGATGERKPINHGFKAVQIGISAWTAEALKNTMPASVFSRSTECHNQDKVSMGTISSRDCLRVLQLTEQVTSASLLAATQAIELRKRNNELDHQHFSPALKAMMEAVQAEFEFVEEDRPLEADLRKFVAKIQQQQWPLY, from the coding sequence ATGACAACTCAGAATCTAAATAATCAAACGATTACCTTTGGCGCGCAGCGTCTGACCATTGAAGATGTGATGAACATTGCTCAAGGCAGCCAAGCGCAAATGAACCAGACCGATGCTTTCACCTGTAAGATAGACCGCAGCGTAGCGTTTCTTGAGCGTTTATTAAAAGAAGAAGGCGTGATCTATGGCGTGACCACAGGCTATGGTGATTCGTGCACCGTGGCGATCCCAATGAACTTGGTGGATGAACTGCCGCTGCACTTAACTCGTTTTCACGGCTGTGGCTTAGGTGAGCATTTAGATCAGCAACAAGCACGCGCAGTACTGGCTACTCGTTTGTGCTCGTTATCTCAAGGCATGTCTGGCGTGACCCATGATCTTCTTAACCAAATCGTTACTTTGATCAATCAAGGGATCACCCCAATGATCCCACAAGAAGGATCCGTCGGCGCCAGTGGCGATCTCACCCCGCTTTCTTATTTAGCCGCGGTACTGATCGGCGAGCGTGAAGTGTTATACCAAGGCAAAGTACGTCCAACCGCTGAGGTGTTTGCCGAGTTAAATATTCAACCGATCAAGCTCAAGCCCAAAGAAGGGTTAGCTTTAATGAACGGCACTTCGGTGATGACCGCATTGGCGTGTATAGCTTTTAAACGCGCGGAATATTTAGCTCAAATGGCAACTAAAATTACCGCAATGGTTTCGCTCGGTATGCAAGGTAATGACTTCCATTTTGATGAAGCCTTATTTGCGGTCAAGCCCCACCAAGGACAACAACAAATTGCGGCATGGTTGCGCTCAGATCTACAAGCAGAGCGCCCACCAAGCAACAGTGATCGTCTGCAAGATCGTTATTCTCTACGTTGCGCGCCGCATGTGATTGGCGTATTACAAGATACCCTACCGTGGTTGCGTCAGATGATCGAAAACGAACTTAACAGCGCTAACGATAATCCTATTATTGATGGTGATAACGAACGGGTGCTGCACGGTGGCCATTTCTATGGTGGTCATATTGCCATGGCGATGGATACCTTAAAAACTGCGGTCGCCAATATTGCTGATTTACTTGATCGTCAAATGGCGCAATTGATGGATTACAAATTCAATAACGGTTTACCTTTTAACTTAACTGGTGCAACTGGTGAGCGTAAACCGATTAATCATGGCTTTAAAGCGGTACAAATTGGCATTTCAGCGTGGACCGCAGAAGCGTTAAAAAATACCATGCCGGCCAGTGTGTTCTCGCGCTCAACCGAGTGTCACAATCAAGATAAAGTCAGCATGGGCACGATTTCTTCTCGTGATTGTTTACGCGTGTTGCAATTAACCGAACAAGTGACTTCAGCGTCTTTACTGGCTGCGACTCAAGCGATTGAACTGCGCAAACGCAATAATGAACTCGACCACCAGCATTTTAGCCCTGCGCTTAAAGCGATGATGGAAGCGGTACAAGCTGAGTTTGAATTTGTCGAAGAAGATCGACCTTTAGAAGCGGATTTACGCAAATTTGTCGCTAAGATCCAACAGCAACAATGGCCGTTATATTAA
- a CDS encoding COG4648 family protein — protein sequence MMKFLTALSGLVLLAYPLAVYYGLNRWGIGVIAGLLGVLFLIRIIAGNRTRLTELKYIAWLSGGAGIILTIFATIFKQQGWFTFYPIIVSALMFILFGSSLWQKQTLVERLARLQDPDLPPSGVQYTRTVTKVWCGYFVLNGSIALYTCFQPIEIWMLYNGLLSYICGGSLFACEWVVRQFVQKKHQQQ from the coding sequence ATGATGAAATTTCTCACCGCCTTGTCTGGATTGGTCTTATTGGCTTATCCATTGGCCGTTTATTATGGGCTAAATCGTTGGGGAATTGGCGTTATTGCCGGCTTGCTTGGGGTGTTGTTTTTAATTCGCATTATTGCCGGTAATCGTACTCGTTTAACCGAATTAAAATACATTGCTTGGTTAAGCGGTGGTGCGGGGATCATCTTAACCATTTTCGCTACTATTTTTAAACAACAGGGCTGGTTTACCTTTTATCCCATCATTGTTAGTGCCCTAATGTTTATATTATTTGGCAGTAGCTTATGGCAAAAGCAAACCTTAGTGGAGCGTCTTGCTCGTCTGCAAGACCCTGATCTTCCTCCTAGTGGGGTGCAATATACCCGCACTGTCACTAAGGTGTGGTGTGGTTACTTTGTTTTAAATGGCTCGATCGCACTTTACACTTGCTTTCAACCGATTGAAATTTGGATGCTTTACAATGGCCTGCTTAGCTACATTTGTGGTGGCAGTTTATTTGCTTGTGAATGGGTAGTCCGGCAGTTTGTTCAAAAAAAACATCAGCAACAGTAA
- a CDS encoding ApeI family dehydratase: MKRKPSILSQQISQTHPAQITAILDLHVEAEIEDFKGHFPVYSLLPGVTQVDWAIYFAQQLLATPSDFKGMEVIKFQQPILKDSQVTLTLDWHSDKQKLYFSYTSPDTVHSDTSTSESSLVTHSSGRILLG, translated from the coding sequence ATGAAGCGTAAACCTAGCATCCTCAGCCAGCAAATTAGCCAAACTCATCCGGCGCAAATTACCGCCATATTAGATTTACATGTCGAGGCTGAGATTGAAGATTTTAAAGGTCATTTTCCGGTTTATTCGTTATTACCCGGCGTCACTCAAGTCGATTGGGCGATCTATTTTGCTCAACAATTACTCGCCACGCCAAGTGACTTTAAAGGCATGGAAGTAATTAAGTTCCAACAGCCAATCTTAAAAGATAGCCAAGTGACGCTTACGCTAGATTGGCATAGTGATAAACAAAAATTGTATTTCTCATATACTTCGCCTGATACCGTTCACTCGGATACATCAACAAGTGAAAGCAGCCTCGTTACCCATTCATCGGGTCGTATTTTGTTAGGTTAA
- a CDS encoding AMP-binding protein gives MTQSPSLFQPIYRLMQASREPSLAVTVGLNDNDAYYVWADFQSHVEQLTSRLRGVPQQKWAICTQDSYWFAVAFMAACHAQKHIILPGNLQSGALLELSDHFEALLHDEVIDINAFAEPLLQSSISLPFSDAKQKTAYPFELLGDTPITLFTSGSSGAPKAIEKTLVLLDTELAQLEQTWGQELSGAIIASTVSHQHIYGLLFRVLWPLAAGRAFYPYDWQYPEQMQQHASPNTVLASSPALLKRVTKGEVKSNYRAIFSSGGPLAFDAARTCFEQYNQWPREVLGSTETGGISHRQQVSNTTPWQAFDAIKIELNAEGCLRILSPLVDSQSWYQTADQCELLNSQQFVLKGRADRVVKIEEKRISLTEIERRLNQLDEVAESAVIALQTEQRLITAAAITLTTDGLAKLTQLGKGKFWLYLRSELHQWIEPVGIPRRFKVVDEIPLNTQGKRLISNIETLFSVPTLTSAPSKDKQNEA, from the coding sequence ATGACTCAATCGCCTAGCCTATTTCAGCCTATTTATCGTTTAATGCAAGCGTCGCGTGAGCCTTCATTGGCCGTAACAGTAGGCTTAAACGATAACGATGCTTATTATGTTTGGGCTGATTTTCAATCTCATGTGGAGCAATTAACCTCTCGCTTACGTGGCGTCCCACAACAAAAATGGGCGATTTGCACTCAAGACAGTTACTGGTTTGCGGTGGCATTTATGGCGGCATGCCATGCTCAAAAGCACATCATCTTACCGGGCAATTTACAATCGGGTGCGTTGTTGGAATTATCCGATCATTTTGAGGCTTTACTGCATGATGAAGTGATTGATATTAATGCGTTCGCCGAACCATTGCTTCAATCCAGCATTAGTTTGCCCTTTAGTGACGCCAAACAAAAAACAGCTTACCCCTTTGAATTACTCGGCGACACTCCAATCACCTTGTTCACTTCAGGCTCTAGTGGCGCGCCTAAAGCCATCGAAAAAACATTAGTACTGCTTGATACCGAACTGGCGCAATTGGAGCAAACTTGGGGGCAAGAACTCAGCGGCGCTATTATTGCTAGCACCGTCTCCCACCAGCATATTTACGGTTTATTATTTCGGGTGTTATGGCCACTGGCGGCCGGTCGTGCCTTTTATCCATACGATTGGCAATACCCAGAACAAATGCAACAGCACGCCTCACCCAATACGGTATTAGCCAGCAGCCCAGCGCTATTAAAGCGAGTGACTAAAGGCGAAGTGAAATCCAATTATCGCGCTATCTTTTCATCCGGCGGTCCATTGGCTTTTGACGCTGCTCGCACTTGCTTTGAGCAATATAATCAATGGCCAAGAGAAGTACTTGGCAGTACTGAAACCGGCGGCATTTCGCATCGCCAACAAGTGAGTAATACCACACCTTGGCAAGCTTTTGATGCGATAAAAATAGAGCTTAACGCGGAAGGATGTTTACGGATTTTATCGCCACTGGTAGACAGTCAATCTTGGTATCAAACCGCCGATCAATGTGAATTATTAAACTCGCAACAGTTTGTCTTAAAAGGTCGCGCTGATCGTGTGGTTAAGATTGAAGAAAAACGTATCTCATTAACCGAGATCGAACGCCGCCTAAATCAACTTGACGAGGTAGCTGAAAGCGCAGTGATTGCCTTGCAAACCGAGCAACGCTTGATCACCGCTGCCGCTATTACGTTAACCACTGATGGCCTCGCCAAATTAACGCAATTAGGCAAAGGGAAGTTTTGGCTATATTTGCGCAGTGAGTTACATCAATGGATTGAACCGGTGGGCATTCCACGCCGCTTTAAAGTGGTCGATGAGATCCCGCTCAATACCCAAGGTAAACGCTTAATCAGTAATATTGAGACTCTATTTAGCGTGCCAACCTTAACCTCAGCGCCGAGCAAGGACAAACAAAATGAAGCGTAA
- a CDS encoding glycosyltransferase family 2 protein translates to MSTFSPCFLIPCYNHGQTMAAVVASLQVFNFPILIVDDGSDNNTKQVLEALQTQPDVQLITLAKNQGKGGAVMAGMRLAHQQGFSHALQIDADGQHDIEAIPRLIAASKQQPLHLISGKPVYDDSVPKSRLYGRYATHIWVWIETLSLEIKDSMCGFRSYPLAVTIKVIDHYSIGSRMDFDSEILVKLYWEGMHFHFIDTRVFYPEGGISHFDALHDNIRISKMHTRLFFGMLPRIPKLIKRHFPSQATNPEAQPIASQPHWAKRKERGTVIGIKLLMAVYSLFGRRFFTAILKLVMRYYHRTGKQARQASEQYLQQVQAYAQQHDLAVNTPVSSYQHLLSFGQTMLDKLAGWRGDINTGDLTVHGQQHFDQVINAKQGIVILGSHLGNLELCRALGQSRNKVTINALVFTEHAERFNNVMKAVNPDSSIHLIQVNSMGPDTAILLQQKLEQGEWIVIVGDRTSTTKEQRVVWADFLGKPAPFPQGPFLLATILAAPVYLLFGLRDETHTGKRPHFDVYFEPFNQQIKLPRKQRTQAMQALVQQYANRLQHFTLQAPLQWYNFFNFWQLSGEAENKTRSSFNSPNQSNSSEQHDNSESK, encoded by the coding sequence ATGAGCACATTTTCACCCTGCTTTTTGATCCCCTGTTATAACCACGGCCAAACGATGGCAGCGGTAGTGGCATCATTGCAGGTGTTTAATTTCCCAATTCTTATCGTCGATGATGGCAGTGATAACAACACCAAACAGGTGCTCGAGGCATTACAAACTCAACCTGACGTTCAACTGATCACGCTAGCAAAAAATCAAGGCAAAGGTGGCGCGGTGATGGCGGGTATGCGCCTGGCCCATCAGCAAGGCTTTAGTCATGCTCTGCAAATCGACGCCGATGGTCAGCATGATATTGAAGCGATACCAAGATTAATTGCCGCGTCGAAACAGCAACCGCTGCATTTGATTTCAGGCAAACCTGTCTATGATGATTCGGTGCCAAAATCGCGTTTATATGGCCGTTATGCCACTCATATCTGGGTATGGATTGAAACACTATCGCTGGAAATAAAAGACAGCATGTGTGGTTTTCGCTCCTACCCACTGGCGGTCACGATTAAAGTTATTGATCATTATTCGATTGGCTCGCGCATGGATTTTGACAGTGAAATATTAGTCAAATTGTATTGGGAAGGGATGCATTTTCACTTTATTGATACCCGCGTGTTTTACCCTGAAGGTGGCATTTCTCACTTTGATGCCTTGCATGACAATATTCGTATCAGCAAAATGCACACTCGTTTATTCTTTGGCATGTTGCCACGCATACCGAAATTAATTAAACGTCATTTCCCCTCTCAAGCCACAAATCCTGAGGCGCAACCAATCGCTTCTCAGCCACATTGGGCCAAAAGGAAAGAACGCGGCACTGTGATTGGGATTAAGTTATTGATGGCAGTGTATTCGCTATTTGGGCGACGATTTTTTACCGCTATTCTCAAGTTAGTGATGCGTTACTACCACCGTACTGGTAAGCAAGCTCGCCAAGCATCCGAGCAGTATTTACAACAAGTACAAGCCTATGCACAGCAACATGATCTCGCCGTAAATACGCCCGTTTCTAGCTATCAACATTTGCTTTCTTTTGGCCAAACGATGCTAGATAAATTAGCCGGTTGGCGCGGCGATATTAATACTGGCGATCTCACCGTACATGGGCAGCAACATTTTGATCAGGTGATCAACGCCAAACAAGGCATCGTCATTCTAGGCTCGCATTTAGGAAATTTAGAACTGTGCCGCGCATTAGGTCAATCGCGCAATAAAGTCACCATAAATGCTTTAGTCTTTACCGAGCATGCAGAGCGTTTTAACAATGTGATGAAGGCGGTCAATCCTGACTCTTCAATTCATCTTATTCAAGTCAATAGCATGGGGCCGGATACCGCCATTTTATTACAGCAAAAACTCGAACAAGGCGAATGGATTGTGATTGTTGGCGACCGTACTTCGACCACCAAAGAACAACGGGTAGTCTGGGCCGATTTCTTAGGCAAACCAGCCCCCTTTCCCCAAGGTCCGTTTTTGTTGGCCACCATACTTGCCGCGCCAGTGTATTTATTATTTGGCCTACGAGATGAAACTCATACCGGCAAAAGACCGCATTTTGATGTCTATTTCGAACCTTTTAATCAGCAAATCAAATTACCCCGCAAACAACGTACTCAAGCGATGCAAGCTTTAGTACAACAGTATGCCAATCGCTTACAGCACTTCACGCTACAAGCGCCTTTGCAGTGGTATAACTTTTTTAATTTTTGGCAATTAAGTGGCGAAGCGGAAAATAAAACCCGCTCATCATTTAATTCACCTAATCAATCTAACTCGAGTGAGCAGCATGACAACTCAGAATCTAAATAA
- a CDS encoding acyl-CoA thioesterase: protein MTEKTLSASVIMTPSFQDADPMGVVYHGNYFRFFEEARRVMLDKIGYNYRAMEASGYMWPIIDVRVKYIKPIPFDLSVRVEAKLTEWENRLKVDYVIYNAESGVRLTKGYTMQVAVDMQSEEMCFASPKAFTDKLEIWHAQ from the coding sequence ATGACTGAAAAAACTCTCTCTGCCAGCGTGATCATGACGCCTTCTTTTCAAGATGCCGATCCTATGGGCGTGGTGTATCACGGTAATTACTTTCGCTTTTTTGAAGAGGCGCGCCGAGTGATGCTCGATAAGATTGGTTATAACTATCGCGCCATGGAAGCCTCTGGTTATATGTGGCCGATTATTGATGTTAGAGTGAAATACATTAAGCCGATCCCATTTGATCTCAGCGTACGAGTTGAAGCGAAACTGACCGAGTGGGAGAACCGTTTAAAAGTGGATTATGTGATTTATAATGCCGAAAGCGGTGTTCGTCTCACCAAAGGCTACACTATGCAAGTAGCAGTCGATATGCAGAGCGAAGAAATGTGTTTCGCCTCTCCCAAAGCCTTTACCGACAAACTGGAGATCTGGCATGCGCAATAA